Proteins from a genomic interval of Mesobacillus sp. S13:
- a CDS encoding DEAD/DEAH box helicase family protein, with protein sequence MGALNLQWVSDSIGYDYKRWKQGDTVLISAQTGTGKTYFIKEVLLDHMDSGQRLLFVCNRTNLKRQLKKDLLKKYKQPIPETLNELDDVTTIADKVTITSYHAISNAIQQEIYDPNASKSDFNLYDYIVFDECHFIFSDGNFNNKTRFAYKKVVHDYYPHIVKIFISATMHEIKEPIIRSVEKIKNNGFGLDVPTVHEYSTGNDYSYVKPLYFSNIDSIINLIKNDSSNEKWLVFISDINRDGNKLLEELGEDRCSLIKSGTKSDELNYIINNSKFTKKVLVSTKAMDNGINIKDSKLKNIVIMTWDRITFIQMLGRKRIDIDNPEEVNLYIPTRFKKSFLSKLKTYRQKQVEVELLDSNKMEFYKKYDNDLKDFNGMNDVFYRDVTTGEIKHNLVGCKRLYEDIKFAEHMINAFDIDKKFAYIHEQLSWLGISDDEPEENLIEDVVIKEEVISLEMYLDTIAGQKLFDEEQHKLSDLIIKELITLSSQTDYRTKKLKPSTLESIVRNQLELPFAVSKPKQETSGVMRKKRYIIITRIK encoded by the coding sequence ATGGGAGCACTAAATTTACAATGGGTGTCAGACTCCATTGGTTATGATTATAAAAGATGGAAACAAGGCGATACAGTTTTAATATCAGCTCAAACTGGAACTGGAAAGACATACTTTATAAAAGAGGTATTGCTAGATCATATGGATTCAGGCCAAAGGTTGCTATTTGTTTGTAACAGAACAAATTTAAAGAGGCAACTTAAAAAGGACTTGCTGAAAAAGTATAAGCAACCAATTCCTGAAACATTAAATGAGTTGGACGATGTAACAACAATTGCAGATAAAGTCACCATTACATCATATCACGCAATTAGCAATGCGATTCAGCAAGAAATATATGATCCTAATGCAAGTAAGAGTGATTTTAACTTATACGATTACATAGTTTTTGATGAATGTCATTTCATATTTTCAGATGGGAACTTTAACAATAAAACAAGGTTTGCATATAAGAAAGTAGTCCATGATTATTACCCACATATTGTGAAAATATTCATATCTGCTACCATGCATGAGATAAAAGAACCAATAATCAGGAGTGTAGAAAAAATAAAGAATAATGGATTTGGCTTAGACGTTCCTACAGTCCACGAATATAGTACGGGGAATGATTATAGTTACGTTAAACCATTATACTTCAGCAATATCGATTCTATTATCAATCTTATTAAGAATGATTCTTCCAATGAAAAATGGCTAGTATTCATCAGTGATATTAATAGGGATGGAAACAAGTTGCTTGAAGAATTAGGTGAAGATAGATGCTCGCTTATTAAGTCAGGGACTAAAAGTGATGAATTAAACTACATAATAAACAACAGCAAATTCACTAAAAAAGTATTGGTTAGCACTAAAGCGATGGATAACGGTATCAATATAAAAGACAGTAAACTAAAGAATATAGTAATCATGACTTGGGATCGAATAACTTTTATTCAAATGCTTGGACGAAAAAGAATAGATATTGATAATCCTGAAGAAGTTAACCTTTATATCCCTACAAGATTCAAAAAGAGTTTTTTGTCTAAACTAAAAACCTACCGACAAAAGCAGGTTGAAGTTGAATTATTAGATTCAAACAAGATGGAATTCTATAAAAAATATGATAATGATTTAAAGGATTTCAATGGAATGAATGATGTATTTTATAGAGATGTTACCACAGGGGAAATAAAACATAACTTGGTAGGATGTAAAAGGTTGTATGAGGATATAAAATTTGCAGAACACATGATCAATGCTTTCGATATAGATAAGAAGTTTGCCTATATCCATGAGCAACTTAGCTGGTTAGGTATAAGTGATGATGAACCAGAAGAAAATTTAATTGAAGATGTGGTGATTAAAGAAGAAGTGATTTCTTTGGAAATGTATCTTGATACTATAGCTGGTCAAAAACTATTTGATGAGGAGCAGCATAAACTAAGTGACCTTATAATCAAAGAATTAATAACATTATCATCACAAACGGATTATAGGACTAAGAAATTAAAACCTTCAACACTTGAATCTATAGTCAGAAATCAACTGGAGTTACCATTTGCGGTAAGTAAACCAAAGCAAGAAACATCAGGAGTAATGAGAAAAAAGCGATACATAATTATTACCCGAATTAAATAA
- the sirA gene encoding sporulation inhibitor of replication protein SirA — protein MRSYQLYLIEDEFASHYFGRERMFYQLFLEYSQANHDLKSIIAKQVKFVTKSIPALRIHQLLHQQLSKVKGFHVENGIYIYENKSNNSSATLKVHERWLELQSHGQVDAETVFFEILRKCESSFLAIDLESNKYGWLKPIKERKYV, from the coding sequence GTGAGATCCTACCAGCTATATCTAATAGAAGATGAATTTGCCTCCCATTATTTCGGAAGAGAACGGATGTTTTATCAATTGTTTTTGGAATATAGTCAAGCAAACCATGATCTTAAATCCATCATCGCCAAGCAAGTCAAATTCGTCACGAAATCCATACCTGCACTTCGCATCCATCAGCTCCTTCATCAACAGCTTTCCAAGGTAAAGGGATTCCATGTTGAGAACGGCATATATATTTATGAAAATAAATCAAATAATAGCTCTGCCACACTTAAAGTGCATGAAAGATGGCTGGAGTTACAATCCCACGGACAAGTAGACGCAGAAACGGTCTTTTTTGAGATCCTTCGTAAATGTGAATCATCCTTCCTGGCTATTGACCTTGAATCAAATAAATATGGCTGGTTGAAGCCGATAAAAGAACGAAAATATGTCTAG
- a CDS encoding FMN-dependent NADH-azoreductase, with protein sequence MATVLYITANPKPVEESFSLSVGEEFIKAYRENNPDDEVIRLDLYKMDVPFIDTDVFSGWGKLQQGSAFDQLSDDEKQKVSAINKLTDQFIAGDKYIFVTPFWNFSFPPKMKAYIDNIAIAGKTFKYTAEGPVGLLGGKKALHIQARGGIYSEGPAKELEFGDRYLQAVLAFMGITDAETLAIEGMAAMPDKAQEIKQQAIQRANELAKQF encoded by the coding sequence ATGGCTACCGTACTTTACATTACAGCAAACCCCAAACCAGTTGAGGAATCTTTCAGTTTATCGGTTGGCGAGGAGTTCATTAAAGCTTACCGTGAAAACAATCCTGACGATGAGGTAATTAGACTGGATCTATATAAAATGGATGTTCCATTTATCGATACAGATGTCTTCAGCGGCTGGGGCAAATTACAGCAAGGATCTGCTTTTGACCAGCTTAGCGATGATGAAAAACAAAAAGTGAGCGCAATCAATAAACTGACGGATCAATTTATTGCCGGAGATAAGTATATTTTTGTCACACCATTTTGGAACTTTAGCTTTCCGCCAAAAATGAAAGCTTATATTGATAACATTGCGATTGCAGGGAAAACATTCAAGTATACGGCAGAAGGTCCCGTCGGATTACTTGGTGGTAAAAAGGCTCTTCATATCCAGGCACGTGGCGGAATCTACTCAGAAGGTCCAGCCAAGGAACTGGAGTTCGGTGACCGATATCTTCAAGCTGTTCTCGCATTCATGGGAATCACTGATGCTGAAACTCTGGCAATCGAAGGCATGGCGGCTATGCCGGATAAAGCCCAGGAAATTAAGCAACAAGCCATCCAGCGTGCAAACGAGCTTGCCAAACAATTTTAA
- a CDS encoding tyrosine-type recombinase/integrase — MLLEDVLKEYLYYCQAKGFTPKTMKNKNQELKQLRYFLIEKRGITELESISAFDLNAYVRLKQKDGLQPQSIVSMFKMIKAFFNWCEREGYIKDNFAQKIILPKIPKKILKGFTTKEIQLMIDVFTYGDYFEARNKAIIAILADTGIRAMELRGLLSINVKETSILVYGKGNKERYVFISPALKRILIKYERIKKHYFKDKDTSDHYFLSYRGTDISHVGLDNIIKMAGKRAGIEGKRVSPHSFRHFFSVQCLLNGIDIYTLSKLLGHSEIQTTQRYLQSLEDFELINNAMPSSPLMNINKNNRLSTINS; from the coding sequence GTGTTATTAGAAGATGTTTTAAAAGAGTATTTGTACTATTGTCAGGCAAAAGGTTTCACGCCTAAGACAATGAAAAACAAGAATCAAGAGTTGAAGCAACTGAGGTATTTCCTCATCGAAAAGAGAGGGATTACAGAATTAGAGAGTATTTCAGCCTTTGATTTAAACGCATATGTAAGACTTAAGCAGAAAGATGGTCTGCAGCCTCAATCTATAGTTTCAATGTTCAAAATGATCAAAGCATTTTTCAACTGGTGTGAAAGGGAAGGTTACATAAAGGATAACTTTGCACAAAAAATAATCCTTCCTAAAATACCTAAGAAAATTTTAAAAGGATTCACAACAAAAGAAATTCAATTAATGATCGATGTTTTTACTTATGGTGATTATTTTGAGGCAAGAAACAAGGCGATTATTGCAATTTTAGCTGATACAGGAATTCGAGCAATGGAGTTAAGAGGCCTATTAAGTATTAATGTAAAAGAGACTTCAATTTTAGTTTATGGAAAAGGAAATAAAGAGAGGTATGTGTTTATATCTCCTGCATTAAAACGAATTCTAATTAAATATGAAAGGATAAAAAAACATTATTTTAAAGATAAAGATACATCAGATCACTACTTTTTATCTTATAGAGGTACAGATATATCTCATGTTGGCCTAGATAATATTATTAAAATGGCAGGAAAGCGAGCAGGAATAGAGGGGAAAAGGGTATCTCCTCACAGTTTCAGACACTTCTTCTCGGTTCAATGTTTGCTGAATGGAATAGATATTTACACGCTCAGTAAGCTTCTGGGCCATTCTGAAATACAAACTACTCAAAGGTATTTACAATCACTAGAGGACTTTGAATTGATAAATAATGCAATGCCATCTTCCCCACTAATGAATATCAACAAGAACAACAGGCTAAGTACTATAAATTCATAA
- a CDS encoding YneF family protein, with product MWTYILVGILALIVGVALGFFIARKYMESYLKKNPPINEQMLKMMMMQMGMKPSQKKINQMMSAMNKQTGK from the coding sequence ATGTGGACGTATATTCTAGTTGGTATACTGGCACTAATTGTCGGTGTAGCGCTAGGATTTTTCATTGCTCGTAAATACATGGAGAGCTACTTGAAGAAAAATCCGCCAATCAACGAACAAATGCTTAAAATGATGATGATGCAAATGGGAATGAAACCATCCCAGAAGAAAATCAATCAGATGATGTCAGCAATGAACAAGCAGACAGGAAAATAA
- a CDS encoding helix-turn-helix domain-containing protein — protein sequence MTRKIVVKLDKHIKDKSQKQFAIESGLREATVSQLVNNKYDRIQLSNLLKAMDTLKIEDFNEILEIVEDNEKPTDQ from the coding sequence ATGACTAGAAAAATTGTAGTGAAACTTGATAAGCACATTAAGGATAAGAGTCAAAAACAGTTTGCAATTGAATCAGGCCTTAGAGAAGCTACAGTAAGTCAGTTGGTAAACAATAAGTATGATCGAATACAATTATCAAATTTACTCAAAGCAATGGATACACTTAAGATTGAAGACTTTAATGAAATACTTGAAATAGTTGAAGACAACGAAAAACCCACTGATCAATAA